From Camelus ferus isolate YT-003-E chromosome 18, BCGSAC_Cfer_1.0, whole genome shotgun sequence, one genomic window encodes:
- the IQCE gene encoding IQ domain-containing protein E isoform X2 encodes MAAGARRARGLALRLRRAAGGAREADGRARSARGRSGSAAAMSLGTGEPASETGDDSLSAITFDSDPEKLSAKAKRRSFHKPPPTSPKSPYHSKPRKVASWRALRTAASMPLGSRMSLTPQKLWLGSSRQGSLTQALRSDLTLERAWTTPPSSTPDYLTEAVRMRRSNLRRSASHGSVPGTPIHREKEDMYDEIIELKKSLHMQKSDVDLMRTKLRRLEEENSRKDRQIEQLLDPSRGPDFVRTLAEKRPDTGWVINGLKQRILKLEQQCKEKDSTINKLQTDMKTTNLEEMRIAMETYYEEIHRLQTLLASSETTGKKPPVEKKIGLKKQKKMSSAFLSLSRSVQELTEENQSLKEDLDRMLSNSPTISKIKDYVEWSKPRLLRRIAELEKKMSSMESLKSHASEVVRSNPPAHSASSSVGPRQMRLDRPDRQEEGERLRGAVKSLKGERNALHTQLQERDLEVKQLLQTKADLQKELENMKEGEKERKEREEALREEIRALTKKFRELEEMKNEEEDDRVEMTPETQEEPRPPSPTVRPSQLDSEPGPGPDSDWREGGPSRPPSACSAGRRDAAARLLQSRWQVYRRQKNKAVLSEAATVLQAAFRGHLARAKLLSSRACGSHPPSVPSPPSQASPSPHVLSPVVQAGGDPGQEEAITTIQSVFRAHLARARHSIPRSSSSAPCLLGRQGSVRTVQLQQLRPPYTPTRARSGIYSEAESTRPRAQGQGCWAPLCGGGLQQCHRSESHRCSVHGQICLGPAQRTPVLTPPCSFSW; translated from the exons ATGGCAGCGGGGGCGCGGCGGGCGCGCGGGCTGGCCCTGAGGCTGCGGCGGGCGGCCGGCGGAGCCCGGGAAGCGGACGGCCGCGCCCGCAGCGCCCGGGGGCGATCGGGCAGCGCCGCCGCCATGTCGCTGGGCACCGGGGAGCCGGCCTCGGAGACG GGAGATGACAGTCTGTCTGCGATCACCTTTGACTCTGACCCTGAGAAGCTGAGTGCG AAAGCAAAGAGGAGAAGTTTCCACAAGCCTCCGCCCACATCGCCGA AGTCACCTTATCACTCTAAGCCGAGAAAAGTGGCCTCCTGGAGAGCTCTGAGGACAGCAGCGAGCATGCCCCTCGGCAGCAGAATGTCCTTGACCCCCCAGAAGCTGTGGCTGGGAAGCTCCAGGCAAG GAAGTCTGACCCAAGCCCTGAGATCAGACCTCACCTTGGAGCGTGCGTGGACCACCCCCCCCAGCAGCACCCCCGACTATCTGACAGAAGCCGTAAGAATGAGGAGGTCAAATCTCAGGCGTTCTGCCAGCCACG GCTCCGTCCCTGGGACCCCCATCCACAGAGAGAAGGAGGACATGTACGATGAGATCATCGAGCTGAAGAAG TCATTACACATGCAGAAGAGTGATGTGGATCTGATGAGAACAAAGCTTCGGCGCTTAGAAGAGGAAAACAGCCGAAAGGACCGGCAGATAGAACAGCTCTTGGATCCGTCCCGA GGCCCGGATTTTGTTCGGACTCTGGCAGAGAAAAGGCCTGACACTGGCTGG GTGATCAACGGGCTGAAGCAGCGGATTCTCAAGCTGGAGCAGCAGTGCAAGGAGAAGGACAGCACCATCAA CAAACTGCAGACTGACATGAAGACCACCAACTTGGAGGAGATGAGGATCGCCATGGAGACGTATTACGAGGAG ATTCATCGTCTCCAGACTCTCCTGGCAAGTTCTGAAACGACAGGAAAGAA GCCTCCGGTGGAGAAGAAAATCGgccttaaaaagcagaaaaaaatgagcagTGCCTTCCTGAGCTTGTCCCGCAGCGTCCAGGAGCTCACGGAGGAGAACCAGAGCCTGAAGGAAGACCTGGACCGCATGCTGAGCAACTCCCCCACCATCTCCAAGATAAAGG ATTACGTGGAGTGGAGTAAGCCCCGGCTGCTCCGGCGGATCGCAGAGCTGGAGAAA AAAATGAGTTCGATGGAAAGCCTCAAATCCCACGCCTCAGAGGTGGTCAGGTCCAACCCTCCTGCTCACTCCGCGTCCAGCTCCGTGGGGCCCCGGCAGATGCGCCTGGACCGGCCAGACCGGCAGGAGGAGGGCGAGCGTCTGCGGGGGGCGGTGAAGAGCCTGAAAGGCGAGCGGAATGCCCTGCACACCCAGCTGCAGGAAAGGGA TCTGGAAGTGAAGCAGCTCCTGCAGACAAAGGCGGATCTGCAGAAGGAGCTGGAAAACATGAAGGAgggtgagaaggagagaaaagagagagaggaggctttGAG AGAAGAAATTCGAGCACTCACCAAGAAGTTTCGAGAattggaagaaatgaagaatgaagagGAAGATGACCGCGTGGAAATGACTCCTGAG ACCCAGGAAGAACCCCGGCCCCCAAGCCCCACCGTCAGACCCTCCCAGCTGGACTCGGAGCCGGGCCCGGGGCCCGACAGTGACTGGAGAGAGGGTGGCCCCTCCCGGCCACCCTCTGCCTGCTCTGCGGGGAGGAGAGACGCCGCGGCCCGGCTCCTGCAGAGCCGGTGGCAGGTGTACCGGCGCCAG aaaaataaggcTGTTCTGAGTGAG gcAGCTACCGTGCTGCAGGCGGCTTTCCGGGGGCACCTAGCGCGGGCGAAGCTGCTATCGAGCAGAGCGTGCGGCTCGCATCCCCCCAGCGTGCCAAGCCCTCCCAGCCAG GCCTCCCCCTCGCCCCACGTTCTGAGCCCCGTCGTCCAGGCCGGGGGTGACCCGGGGCAAGAGGaggccatcaccaccatccagtcCGTCTTCCGGGCACACCTGGCACGGGCCAGGCACAG CATCCCACGCTCCTCATCCTCGGCACCATGCCTGCTGGGTCGCCAGGGTTCAGTCAGGACTGTCCAGCTGCAGCAGCTCAGACCCCCGTATACGCCGACCCGGGCAAGGAGTGGGATTTACAGCGAGGCTGAGAGCACGCGGCCCAGGGCTCAGGGGCAGGGATGCTGGGCGCCTCTGTGCGGCGGGGGCCTCCAGCAG TGCCACCGGTCAGAGAGCCACCGCTGCAGCGTGCACGGACAGATCTGCCTGGGCCCCGCACAGCGAACCCCtgtcctcacccctccctgcagCTTCTCCtggtga
- the IQCE gene encoding IQ domain-containing protein E isoform X6, producing MAAGARRARGLALRLRRAAGGAREADGRARSARGRSGSAAAMSLGTGEPASETGDDSLSAITFDSDPEKLSAKAKRRSFHKPPPTSPKSPYHSKPRKVASWRALRTAASMPLGSRMSLTPQKLWLGSSRQGSLTQALRSDLTLERAWTTPPSSTPDYLTEAVRMRRSNLRRSASHGSVPGTPIHREKEDMYDEIIELKKSLHMQKSDVDLMRTKLRRLEEENSRKDRQIEQLLDPSRGPDFVRTLAEKRPDTGWVINGLKQRILKLEQQCKEKDSTINKLQTDMKTTNLEEMRIAMETYYEEIHRLQTLLASSETTGKKPPVEKKIGLKKQKKMSSAFLSLSRSVQELTEENQSLKEDLDRMLSNSPTISKIKDYVEWSKPRLLRRIAELEKKMSSMESLKSHASEVVRSNPPAHSASSSVGPRQMRLDRPDRQEEGERLRGAVKSLKGERNALHTQLQERDLEVKQLLQTKADLQKELENMKEGEKERKEREEALREEIRALTKKFRELEEMKNEEEDDRVEMTPEVMNLAPSVVEVSGVLMATAAVLASFCLKIQAFHLRSPIHVAQHWAIKDRKRTLEKQVILALTHRCAELGKCAPAVGASRLPDTWRATALLPQGALPDGAPGLTKPSVTLLTSELVVSPETSLSSDTLSDPGRTPAPKPHRQTLPAGLGAGPGARQ from the exons ATGGCAGCGGGGGCGCGGCGGGCGCGCGGGCTGGCCCTGAGGCTGCGGCGGGCGGCCGGCGGAGCCCGGGAAGCGGACGGCCGCGCCCGCAGCGCCCGGGGGCGATCGGGCAGCGCCGCCGCCATGTCGCTGGGCACCGGGGAGCCGGCCTCGGAGACG GGAGATGACAGTCTGTCTGCGATCACCTTTGACTCTGACCCTGAGAAGCTGAGTGCG AAAGCAAAGAGGAGAAGTTTCCACAAGCCTCCGCCCACATCGCCGA AGTCACCTTATCACTCTAAGCCGAGAAAAGTGGCCTCCTGGAGAGCTCTGAGGACAGCAGCGAGCATGCCCCTCGGCAGCAGAATGTCCTTGACCCCCCAGAAGCTGTGGCTGGGAAGCTCCAGGCAAG GAAGTCTGACCCAAGCCCTGAGATCAGACCTCACCTTGGAGCGTGCGTGGACCACCCCCCCCAGCAGCACCCCCGACTATCTGACAGAAGCCGTAAGAATGAGGAGGTCAAATCTCAGGCGTTCTGCCAGCCACG GCTCCGTCCCTGGGACCCCCATCCACAGAGAGAAGGAGGACATGTACGATGAGATCATCGAGCTGAAGAAG TCATTACACATGCAGAAGAGTGATGTGGATCTGATGAGAACAAAGCTTCGGCGCTTAGAAGAGGAAAACAGCCGAAAGGACCGGCAGATAGAACAGCTCTTGGATCCGTCCCGA GGCCCGGATTTTGTTCGGACTCTGGCAGAGAAAAGGCCTGACACTGGCTGG GTGATCAACGGGCTGAAGCAGCGGATTCTCAAGCTGGAGCAGCAGTGCAAGGAGAAGGACAGCACCATCAA CAAACTGCAGACTGACATGAAGACCACCAACTTGGAGGAGATGAGGATCGCCATGGAGACGTATTACGAGGAG ATTCATCGTCTCCAGACTCTCCTGGCAAGTTCTGAAACGACAGGAAAGAA GCCTCCGGTGGAGAAGAAAATCGgccttaaaaagcagaaaaaaatgagcagTGCCTTCCTGAGCTTGTCCCGCAGCGTCCAGGAGCTCACGGAGGAGAACCAGAGCCTGAAGGAAGACCTGGACCGCATGCTGAGCAACTCCCCCACCATCTCCAAGATAAAGG ATTACGTGGAGTGGAGTAAGCCCCGGCTGCTCCGGCGGATCGCAGAGCTGGAGAAA AAAATGAGTTCGATGGAAAGCCTCAAATCCCACGCCTCAGAGGTGGTCAGGTCCAACCCTCCTGCTCACTCCGCGTCCAGCTCCGTGGGGCCCCGGCAGATGCGCCTGGACCGGCCAGACCGGCAGGAGGAGGGCGAGCGTCTGCGGGGGGCGGTGAAGAGCCTGAAAGGCGAGCGGAATGCCCTGCACACCCAGCTGCAGGAAAGGGA TCTGGAAGTGAAGCAGCTCCTGCAGACAAAGGCGGATCTGCAGAAGGAGCTGGAAAACATGAAGGAgggtgagaaggagagaaaagagagagaggaggctttGAG AGAAGAAATTCGAGCACTCACCAAGAAGTTTCGAGAattggaagaaatgaagaatgaagagGAAGATGACCGCGTGGAAATGACTCCTGAG GTAATGAATCTGGCCCCTTCAGTGGTGGAAGTCAGTGGTGTCTTGATGGCCACAGCAGCAGTTCTTGCTTCTTTCTGTCTTAAAATCCAAGCCTTTCATCTCAGAAGTCCCATTCATGTAGCCCAGCATTGGGCTATAAAAGACCGAAAAAGGACCCTGGAGAAGCAGGTCATTCTTGCGCTAACGCACAGATGCGCTGAGCTGGGGAAGTGCGCTCCGGCTGTGGGAGCCAGCCGCCTCCCGGACACTTGGCGGGCGACCGCCCTCCTCCCGCAGGGAGCCCTGCCTGACGGAGCCCCCGGGCTGACCAAACCCAGCGTCACCCTGCTCACTAGCGAGCTTGTTGTTTCTCCAGAGACTTCTTTGTCGTCTGACACGCTGAGCG ACCCAGGAAGAACCCCGGCCCCCAAGCCCCACCGTCAGACCCTCCCAGCTGGACTCGGAGCCGGGCCCGGGGCCCGACAGTGA
- the IQCE gene encoding IQ domain-containing protein E isoform X1: MAAGARRARGLALRLRRAAGGAREADGRARSARGRSGSAAAMSLGTGEPASETGDDSLSAITFDSDPEKLSAKAKRRSFHKPPPTSPKSPYHSKPRKVASWRALRTAASMPLGSRMSLTPQKLWLGSSRQGSLTQALRSDLTLERAWTTPPSSTPDYLTEAVRMRRSNLRRSASHGSVPGTPIHREKEDMYDEIIELKKSLHMQKSDVDLMRTKLRRLEEENSRKDRQIEQLLDPSRGPDFVRTLAEKRPDTGWVINGLKQRILKLEQQCKEKDSTINKLQTDMKTTNLEEMRIAMETYYEEIHRLQTLLASSETTGKKPPVEKKIGLKKQKKMSSAFLSLSRSVQELTEENQSLKEDLDRMLSNSPTISKIKDYVEWSKPRLLRRIAELEKKMSSMESLKSHASEVVRSNPPAHSASSSVGPRQMRLDRPDRQEEGERLRGAVKSLKGERNALHTQLQERDLEVKQLLQTKADLQKELENMKEGEKERKEREEALREEIRALTKKFRELEEMKNEEEDDRVEMTPETQEEPRPPSPTVRPSQLDSEPGPGPDSDWREGGPSRPPSACSAGRRDAAARLLQSRWQVYRRQKNKAVLSEAATVLQAAFRGHLARAKLLSSRACGSHPPSVPSPPSQASPSPHVLSPVVQAGGDPGQEEAITTIQSVFRAHLARARHSATGQRATAAACTDRSAWAPHSEPLSSPLPAASPGDFISFRISCQEDSEGSSGEPTEGPAPEHEAPRGPGKPAAPPPGPAEPSPSGLQPAMPPPAEEVNSDDSDEVVLAPALPTRKTASPPLTW, translated from the exons ATGGCAGCGGGGGCGCGGCGGGCGCGCGGGCTGGCCCTGAGGCTGCGGCGGGCGGCCGGCGGAGCCCGGGAAGCGGACGGCCGCGCCCGCAGCGCCCGGGGGCGATCGGGCAGCGCCGCCGCCATGTCGCTGGGCACCGGGGAGCCGGCCTCGGAGACG GGAGATGACAGTCTGTCTGCGATCACCTTTGACTCTGACCCTGAGAAGCTGAGTGCG AAAGCAAAGAGGAGAAGTTTCCACAAGCCTCCGCCCACATCGCCGA AGTCACCTTATCACTCTAAGCCGAGAAAAGTGGCCTCCTGGAGAGCTCTGAGGACAGCAGCGAGCATGCCCCTCGGCAGCAGAATGTCCTTGACCCCCCAGAAGCTGTGGCTGGGAAGCTCCAGGCAAG GAAGTCTGACCCAAGCCCTGAGATCAGACCTCACCTTGGAGCGTGCGTGGACCACCCCCCCCAGCAGCACCCCCGACTATCTGACAGAAGCCGTAAGAATGAGGAGGTCAAATCTCAGGCGTTCTGCCAGCCACG GCTCCGTCCCTGGGACCCCCATCCACAGAGAGAAGGAGGACATGTACGATGAGATCATCGAGCTGAAGAAG TCATTACACATGCAGAAGAGTGATGTGGATCTGATGAGAACAAAGCTTCGGCGCTTAGAAGAGGAAAACAGCCGAAAGGACCGGCAGATAGAACAGCTCTTGGATCCGTCCCGA GGCCCGGATTTTGTTCGGACTCTGGCAGAGAAAAGGCCTGACACTGGCTGG GTGATCAACGGGCTGAAGCAGCGGATTCTCAAGCTGGAGCAGCAGTGCAAGGAGAAGGACAGCACCATCAA CAAACTGCAGACTGACATGAAGACCACCAACTTGGAGGAGATGAGGATCGCCATGGAGACGTATTACGAGGAG ATTCATCGTCTCCAGACTCTCCTGGCAAGTTCTGAAACGACAGGAAAGAA GCCTCCGGTGGAGAAGAAAATCGgccttaaaaagcagaaaaaaatgagcagTGCCTTCCTGAGCTTGTCCCGCAGCGTCCAGGAGCTCACGGAGGAGAACCAGAGCCTGAAGGAAGACCTGGACCGCATGCTGAGCAACTCCCCCACCATCTCCAAGATAAAGG ATTACGTGGAGTGGAGTAAGCCCCGGCTGCTCCGGCGGATCGCAGAGCTGGAGAAA AAAATGAGTTCGATGGAAAGCCTCAAATCCCACGCCTCAGAGGTGGTCAGGTCCAACCCTCCTGCTCACTCCGCGTCCAGCTCCGTGGGGCCCCGGCAGATGCGCCTGGACCGGCCAGACCGGCAGGAGGAGGGCGAGCGTCTGCGGGGGGCGGTGAAGAGCCTGAAAGGCGAGCGGAATGCCCTGCACACCCAGCTGCAGGAAAGGGA TCTGGAAGTGAAGCAGCTCCTGCAGACAAAGGCGGATCTGCAGAAGGAGCTGGAAAACATGAAGGAgggtgagaaggagagaaaagagagagaggaggctttGAG AGAAGAAATTCGAGCACTCACCAAGAAGTTTCGAGAattggaagaaatgaagaatgaagagGAAGATGACCGCGTGGAAATGACTCCTGAG ACCCAGGAAGAACCCCGGCCCCCAAGCCCCACCGTCAGACCCTCCCAGCTGGACTCGGAGCCGGGCCCGGGGCCCGACAGTGACTGGAGAGAGGGTGGCCCCTCCCGGCCACCCTCTGCCTGCTCTGCGGGGAGGAGAGACGCCGCGGCCCGGCTCCTGCAGAGCCGGTGGCAGGTGTACCGGCGCCAG aaaaataaggcTGTTCTGAGTGAG gcAGCTACCGTGCTGCAGGCGGCTTTCCGGGGGCACCTAGCGCGGGCGAAGCTGCTATCGAGCAGAGCGTGCGGCTCGCATCCCCCCAGCGTGCCAAGCCCTCCCAGCCAG GCCTCCCCCTCGCCCCACGTTCTGAGCCCCGTCGTCCAGGCCGGGGGTGACCCGGGGCAAGAGGaggccatcaccaccatccagtcCGTCTTCCGGGCACACCTGGCACGGGCCAGGCACAG TGCCACCGGTCAGAGAGCCACCGCTGCAGCGTGCACGGACAGATCTGCCTGGGCCCCGCACAGCGAACCCCtgtcctcacccctccctgcagCTTCTCCtggtgatttcatttcatttcggATTTCGT GTCAGGAAGACAGCGAGGGGAGCAGCGGGGAGCCGACGGAGGGGCCAGCTCCCGAGCATGAAGcacccaggggcccagggaagcCGGCAGCCCCGCCACCCGGCCCCG CGGAGCCCTCTCCCTCAGGGCTGCAGCCCGCCATGCCTCCACCCGCGGAGGAAGTGAACTCGGACGACTCGGACGAGGTCGTCTTGGCGCCGGCTCTGCCCACGAGGAAAACTGCCTCCCCGCCCCTCACGTGGTGA